One Kitasatospora sp. NBC_01287 DNA window includes the following coding sequences:
- a CDS encoding NAD(P)/FAD-dependent oxidoreductase yields MSPDTAAGPARQPGPWQPRKRVTVLGAGVAGLVAAYELERLGHSVEVLEGHLRVGGRIRTHRFLPGRAGPLVELGAMRLPATHHRTMRYLRKLGLADQLREFTTLFQDDAAYVRTGQGHRRIREASETLVAELRGRLSGGEAEEYSPEALLFGAWMAVRVNALAPSDFRDSIRQGLDQELLDLVAGIELADYVRSPGAGGELIDLRALFADHPQIRAGCRGRLFRFVDDIVNETGSTLMRLSGGLDQLTHRLRERIRGPVRCGQEVTGLAVDGRGVELRIRQGFGTVTRSCDYVLCTIPFSVLRGLDLAGLDEEKLAAIHDQRYWAATKVAFHCREAFWERDGITGGASFTGGLIRQTYYPPVEGDPKLGAALLASYTIGQDADRLCGLGRGPRIAAVLAEAAVVHPELRRPGMVLGVADQVWGTEPSAQGAAAVRWGKDAASCEEERQAMARPQGRLFFAGEHCSAHPAWVEGAVESAQQAVRLIDGHQHGGSPADSALAADAVEEPA; encoded by the coding sequence ATGTCGCCTGATACCGCGGCCGGCCCGGCCCGGCAGCCGGGTCCGTGGCAGCCGAGGAAGCGGGTCACCGTGCTCGGCGCCGGAGTGGCCGGCCTGGTGGCCGCGTACGAACTGGAGCGGCTCGGCCACAGCGTCGAGGTGCTGGAGGGCCACCTCCGGGTGGGTGGCCGGATCCGCACCCACCGCTTCCTGCCCGGCCGTGCCGGGCCGCTGGTCGAGCTCGGCGCGATGCGCCTCCCGGCCACCCACCATCGCACCATGCGCTACCTGCGCAAGCTCGGTCTCGCCGACCAGCTGCGCGAGTTCACCACCCTCTTCCAGGACGACGCGGCCTATGTGCGGACCGGGCAGGGCCACCGCCGGATCCGGGAGGCCTCCGAGACGCTGGTCGCCGAGCTGCGCGGGCGGCTGTCCGGCGGCGAGGCCGAGGAGTACAGCCCCGAGGCGCTGCTGTTCGGCGCCTGGATGGCGGTGCGGGTCAACGCGCTGGCGCCCAGCGACTTCCGGGACAGCATCCGGCAGGGCCTGGACCAGGAGCTGCTGGACCTGGTCGCCGGGATCGAGCTGGCCGACTACGTCCGCTCGCCCGGCGCCGGCGGCGAACTGATCGACCTCCGCGCGCTCTTCGCCGACCACCCGCAGATCCGGGCCGGCTGCCGCGGGCGGCTGTTCCGCTTCGTGGACGACATCGTCAACGAGACCGGATCCACCCTGATGCGGCTGAGCGGCGGCCTGGACCAGCTGACCCACCGGCTGCGCGAGCGGATCCGCGGGCCGGTGCGCTGCGGGCAGGAGGTGACCGGACTCGCGGTGGACGGGCGCGGCGTCGAGCTGCGGATCCGCCAGGGCTTCGGCACCGTCACCCGCTCCTGCGACTACGTGCTCTGCACCATACCGTTCTCGGTGCTGCGCGGCCTGGACCTGGCCGGCCTGGACGAGGAGAAGCTGGCCGCGATCCACGACCAGCGCTATTGGGCGGCGACCAAGGTGGCCTTCCACTGCCGCGAGGCCTTCTGGGAGCGGGACGGCATCACGGGCGGCGCCTCCTTCACCGGCGGGCTTATCCGGCAGACCTACTACCCCCCGGTGGAGGGCGACCCGAAGCTCGGCGCCGCCCTGCTGGCCAGCTACACCATCGGCCAGGACGCCGACCGGCTCTGCGGGCTGGGCCGCGGGCCGCGGATCGCCGCGGTGCTGGCGGAGGCGGCCGTCGTCCATCCTGAGCTGCGCCGCCCCGGCATGGTGCTGGGCGTGGCCGACCAGGTCTGGGGCACCGAGCCCTCGGCCCAGGGCGCCGCGGCGGTCCGCTGGGGCAAGGACGCGGCCTCCTGCGAGGAGGAGCGGCAGGCGATGGCCCGGCCGCAGGGCCGGCTCTTCTTCGCCGGGGAGCACTGCTCCGCGCACCCCGCCTGGGTCGAGGGAGCGGTCGAGTCGGCGCAGCAGGCGGTCCGATTGATCGACGGCCACCAGCACGGCGGGTCGCCCGCCGACAGCGCCCTGGCGGCCGACGCGGTCGAGGAACCGGCCTGA
- a CDS encoding ferritin-like domain-containing protein has protein sequence MSVFDLPRLHFAGTATTQLPTGARSGLVDLASNTALTHGWRPFPVDRPAEEYHRELAELGRLDAPGAHLAANGHFTVTAEVVGAERVAGEPVAGDPLLGRSVDLWGHYNEYFATTANRARVFDVDPASSWTTTLMVGQFGFGRLGRSLDAGYLCGGEVDGFQPPRWHDFAPGPAAHPRLPLRTVHQFAVPTEALAWSDGSPLVAELRAAAEAPGVAGLVVQFALTALPRPLPTGRPVGWSLAGTIAPWRRGELRSYPAGRLLTTPLPPPPGSGQRQGPAPDSAPAAPGQLTVAVTERLVQVNLIAGRLGPGQWQLRTEGDDRPLAILPAGVGGGLVTVPRLPGPEPAERALLLVRAAPGGEPVVLRREKEVNVQSDEAALIVEHPNGPEDAEQDVTVTVRSLVRGRPAPVRGIRIRQYVNPRARPQAEPDGRPLVRLRPGTGVWSAACTLDTGPEGLGRFTLRGARAGCGRLLLAAPGEPEPAAYDDQDALRHWSGTGHLALRVLPDDWRLADLPAERITFELLHREVFAYYELTSTFMKQEVFSLADPHRVETYARLCWQMSDPRNKGRTYYMPPTRDLSAPKAWLLLGYLRASGTPRHVLTTVPAPRRPAAGAITTRAELVAALRDAVTIELAVTLQYLYAVYSLPTHGAGLAYQRCGAWSEQRLRLVCGDGGETLEDSIRSTLLRVAREEMTHFLVVNNLLMALGEPFHFPAVDFGTLNHRLPIPLDFCLEALGPAGVQRFIALEQPDRLLTEPRYGGLPGHGCLPGHGGPPAAAGPAYHSISELYAAIRQALPRLPDLFTGRPSGGEHHVFLRRSVNSRHPDYQLQVDDLRSALFAVDFVTEQGEGGVLEPGRPPGEESHHDSFRRIAELLATLEPVGPGKGGELVPELAHPVLRNPTLRPGSAAQQLITEPTARQVALLGNDAYALMAQLMVQHFAEHPAASLRRSELMNASIELMNGALRPLAELLVNLPAGVPGRTAGPPFELAGEPRPIPGPPAATRRELGRRLHRLAAAARACPLVPAQVPGTLDHLIARLRTTGPT, from the coding sequence ATGAGCGTCTTCGACCTGCCGCGCCTGCACTTCGCCGGCACGGCCACCACCCAGCTGCCCACCGGCGCCCGCAGCGGCCTGGTCGACCTGGCGAGCAACACCGCGCTCACCCATGGGTGGCGCCCGTTCCCGGTGGACCGCCCGGCCGAGGAGTACCACCGCGAGCTGGCCGAGCTGGGCCGGCTCGACGCGCCGGGCGCGCACCTGGCGGCCAACGGCCACTTCACGGTCACCGCCGAAGTGGTCGGCGCCGAGCGGGTGGCGGGCGAGCCGGTGGCCGGCGACCCGCTGCTCGGCCGCAGCGTGGACCTCTGGGGCCACTACAACGAGTACTTCGCCACCACGGCCAACCGGGCCCGGGTCTTCGACGTCGACCCGGCCTCCTCCTGGACCACCACGCTGATGGTCGGTCAGTTCGGCTTCGGTCGACTCGGCCGCTCGCTCGACGCCGGGTACCTGTGCGGTGGTGAGGTCGACGGCTTCCAGCCGCCGCGCTGGCACGACTTCGCTCCGGGGCCCGCCGCCCACCCGCGGCTGCCGCTGCGCACCGTGCACCAGTTCGCGGTGCCGACCGAGGCGCTCGCCTGGTCCGACGGCTCGCCGCTGGTGGCGGAGCTGCGGGCCGCCGCCGAGGCACCGGGCGTGGCCGGCCTGGTGGTGCAGTTCGCGCTCACCGCGCTGCCCCGGCCACTGCCGACCGGCCGACCGGTCGGCTGGTCGCTGGCCGGCACCATCGCGCCCTGGCGCCGTGGCGAGCTGCGGAGCTACCCGGCCGGTCGGTTGCTCACGACGCCACTGCCGCCGCCACCGGGGTCGGGGCAGCGGCAGGGGCCGGCGCCCGACTCGGCGCCGGCGGCGCCCGGCCAGCTCACGGTGGCGGTCACCGAGCGGCTGGTGCAGGTCAATCTGATCGCCGGCCGGCTCGGCCCGGGGCAGTGGCAGCTGCGGACCGAGGGCGACGACCGCCCCCTCGCCATCCTGCCGGCCGGGGTGGGCGGCGGTCTGGTCACCGTGCCGCGGCTACCGGGGCCGGAGCCGGCCGAGCGGGCCCTGCTGCTGGTCCGGGCGGCACCGGGCGGCGAGCCGGTGGTGCTGCGGCGCGAGAAGGAGGTCAACGTCCAGAGCGACGAGGCCGCGCTGATCGTGGAGCACCCCAATGGCCCTGAGGACGCCGAACAGGATGTGACGGTCACCGTCCGGTCGCTGGTGCGCGGCCGGCCGGCGCCGGTGCGCGGCATCCGGATCCGGCAGTACGTCAATCCGCGCGCCAGGCCGCAGGCCGAGCCGGACGGTCGACCGCTGGTGCGGCTGCGGCCCGGAACGGGCGTCTGGTCCGCGGCCTGCACGCTGGACACCGGGCCCGAGGGTCTGGGCCGGTTCACCCTGCGCGGCGCGCGGGCCGGCTGCGGGCGGCTGCTGCTCGCGGCCCCCGGCGAGCCGGAGCCGGCGGCCTACGACGACCAGGACGCGCTGCGCCACTGGTCCGGCACCGGCCACCTCGCGCTGCGGGTGCTGCCCGACGACTGGCGGCTGGCCGACCTGCCGGCCGAGCGGATCACCTTCGAACTGCTGCACCGCGAGGTCTTCGCCTACTACGAGCTGACCTCCACCTTCATGAAGCAGGAGGTCTTCAGCCTGGCCGACCCGCACCGGGTGGAGACCTATGCCCGGCTCTGCTGGCAGATGTCCGACCCGCGCAACAAGGGCCGGACCTACTACATGCCGCCCACCAGGGACCTCTCCGCGCCCAAGGCCTGGCTGCTGCTCGGCTACCTGCGCGCCAGCGGCACCCCGCGCCACGTGCTCACCACCGTTCCAGCCCCCCGGCGCCCCGCTGCCGGCGCGATCACCACCCGCGCCGAGCTGGTCGCCGCGCTGCGCGACGCCGTCACCATCGAACTGGCCGTCACCCTCCAGTACCTGTACGCGGTCTACTCACTGCCCACCCACGGCGCCGGCCTGGCCTACCAACGGTGCGGCGCCTGGAGCGAGCAGCGGCTGCGGCTGGTCTGCGGCGACGGCGGCGAGACGCTGGAGGACTCGATCCGCAGCACGCTGCTGCGCGTCGCCCGCGAGGAGATGACCCACTTCCTGGTGGTCAACAACCTGCTGATGGCGCTCGGCGAGCCGTTCCACTTCCCCGCCGTCGATTTCGGCACCCTCAACCACCGGCTGCCGATCCCGCTCGACTTCTGCCTCGAAGCCCTCGGGCCCGCCGGCGTGCAGCGCTTCATCGCCCTGGAGCAGCCCGACCGCCTGCTGACCGAGCCCCGCTACGGCGGCCTGCCCGGCCACGGCTGCCTGCCCGGCCACGGTGGACCCCCCGCTGCCGCCGGCCCCGCCTACCACTCGATCAGCGAGCTCTATGCCGCGATCCGCCAGGCGCTGCCGCGACTGCCCGACCTCTTCACCGGACGGCCCTCCGGCGGCGAGCACCACGTCTTCCTACGCCGCTCGGTCAACTCCCGCCACCCCGACTACCAGCTCCAGGTCGACGACCTGCGCAGCGCGCTCTTCGCCGTCGACTTCGTCACCGAACAGGGTGAGGGCGGCGTGCTGGAGCCGGGGCGGCCGCCGGGGGAGGAGTCGCACCACGACTCCTTCCGGCGGATCGCCGAGCTGCTCGCGACCCTCGAACCGGTCGGGCCCGGCAAGGGGGGCGAGCTGGTGCCCGAGCTCGCCCACCCCGTGCTGCGCAACCCGACCCTGCGCCCCGGGAGCGCCGCCCAGCAGCTGATCACCGAGCCGACGGCCCGTCAGGTGGCCCTGCTCGGTAACGATGCCTATGCGCTGATGGCCCAGCTGATGGTCCAGCACTTCGCCGAGCACCCCGCGGCCAGCCTGCGCCGCTCCGAGCTGATGAACGCGTCGATCGAGCTGATGAACGGGGCGCTGCGCCCGCTCGCCGAACTCCTGGTGAACCTGCCCGCCGGGGTG